One genomic segment of Halopiger aswanensis includes these proteins:
- a CDS encoding globin-coupled sensor protein yields the protein MNSIQSESVRVSSEQRQTVDGSELRKELGIDRSEIRWRKSFTDFTSDDIAALAELDELIESEAPALTDELERHIHDHEEALVFLDRSTKSFDQLKQAHTSYLTDLGSGSYDKEYFNQRARIGQIHNMLGLGPKIYLGAYSVYFGGLVDAIGKRMKERTEEGALTPDELIDQTVEYVMALFKIINIDQQVVMDTYIHAANENLKEELDRQRRVASEVDDLVTESQKMAENVAERSAEIHTLSDRQTENIASVAEEVSNMSATVEEIAATADDVAATSQNAEELASDGQEAATRAIDAMETVDRSTRDVAADVDQLRERVDEIDEVVEVISDIADQTNLLALNASIEAAHADESGDGFAVVANEVKSLAEESQDNAKQIEKTVDAIKAETEETVESLDEMTTNVSQGIDRVEDAMAKLQDIVETVEEASEGIQEVSDATDDQAASTEEVASMIDELVEQTEEVAQEIESISDSNGEQEEKIDEIYQTVQSLTE from the coding sequence ATGAACTCTATTCAAAGCGAATCTGTTCGAGTCTCTAGCGAACAACGACAGACCGTCGACGGGTCCGAACTCAGGAAAGAACTCGGCATCGATCGTTCGGAGATTCGATGGCGAAAATCCTTCACGGATTTCACGAGCGACGATATCGCCGCGCTCGCCGAATTGGACGAGCTGATCGAATCCGAGGCGCCGGCGCTGACGGATGAGTTAGAACGGCACATTCACGATCACGAAGAAGCGCTCGTGTTTCTCGATCGCTCCACGAAATCGTTTGATCAACTCAAGCAGGCCCACACGTCATATCTGACCGATCTCGGGAGCGGTTCGTACGACAAGGAGTACTTCAATCAGCGTGCACGGATCGGCCAAATTCACAATATGCTCGGGCTCGGTCCGAAAATCTATCTCGGAGCATACAGCGTCTATTTCGGCGGGTTAGTCGACGCAATTGGGAAGCGAATGAAAGAACGAACCGAAGAGGGCGCGCTAACCCCGGATGAGCTTATCGACCAGACGGTAGAGTACGTGATGGCCCTGTTCAAAATCATAAATATTGACCAGCAGGTGGTGATGGACACGTACATTCATGCTGCGAACGAGAATCTGAAGGAGGAACTCGATCGACAGAGACGAGTCGCTTCAGAAGTCGACGACCTGGTCACTGAAAGTCAAAAGATGGCCGAAAATGTTGCAGAACGATCGGCCGAGATCCATACACTCTCCGATAGACAGACCGAGAATATCGCTAGCGTCGCCGAAGAAGTCTCGAATATGAGTGCGACTGTAGAGGAGATCGCAGCAACTGCGGACGACGTCGCAGCGACGAGCCAAAATGCCGAGGAACTTGCAAGCGACGGTCAGGAGGCCGCAACAAGAGCTATCGACGCGATGGAGACAGTCGATCGGTCCACTCGAGACGTTGCCGCTGACGTTGACCAATTACGCGAACGCGTTGACGAAATCGACGAGGTAGTCGAAGTAATCTCAGATATTGCGGATCAAACGAATCTATTGGCTTTGAACGCCTCTATCGAGGCTGCCCACGCCGACGAGAGTGGCGATGGATTCGCTGTCGTCGCGAACGAAGTCAAGTCTCTCGCCGAAGAGTCGCAAGACAATGCCAAACAAATCGAAAAAACGGTCGATGCGATCAAAGCAGAGACGGAAGAGACCGTTGAGAGTCTCGACGAGATGACGACTAACGTATCGCAAGGAATAGATCGAGTCGAAGACGCGATGGCAAAGCTACAGGATATCGTCGAGACGGTCGAAGAAGCGTCCGAGGGAATTCAGGAGGTCTCGGATGCAACCGACGATCAAGCTGCATCAACCGAAGAAGTTGCCAGCATGATCGACGAATTAGTGGAGCAAACTGAGGAGGTTGCCCAAGAAATCGAAAGCATTTCTGATTCGAATGGTGAGCAGGAGGAGAAAATCGACGAGATTTATCAGACAGTGCAAAGCCTTACTGAGTGA
- a CDS encoding ferredoxin has translation MRVEFNQDTCVGMFNCVAEWEKFVEDRGAGKATLVGSDEVEQDTYVREVPTDSELQAKMAARVCPVDAITIYDGEDQLVP, from the coding sequence ATGCGTGTTGAATTCAACCAGGATACGTGCGTCGGAATGTTCAATTGCGTCGCGGAGTGGGAGAAATTCGTCGAGGATCGTGGCGCTGGAAAAGCGACGCTCGTCGGGAGTGACGAGGTAGAACAAGATACGTACGTTCGAGAGGTCCCTACGGACAGTGAGTTGCAAGCGAAAATGGCCGCTCGAGTCTGTCCTGTCGATGCAATCACGATATACGACGGAGAGGATCAGCTCGTTCCGTAA
- a CDS encoding multicopper oxidase family protein produces the protein MDEPIRSPETGISRRKLLLATSATGISAFAGCSADSIPPNSESETGNSGTPEPTTVAAHSSPDLEKWVDEVPRSGVAEPTGTKDGHPYYEIEMREVEQQLHSDLPATTVLGYDGQFPGPTIEAERGEPIYVRWQNDLPDEHLLPVDTTVHEEMIPYDIDGIRTVTHLHGGNVEAASDGHAQAWFTRDFAETGPKFEQKDYYYVNDQPPATLWYHDHAIGITRLNVYAGLAGFYLLRDDHERELGLPASEYEIPLVLQDRSINEDGALFYPSAVSGDRGGDDSYPEPSIVPEFYGDIPVVNGKAWPRLSVEPRPYRFRLLNGSNSRYYTLELREYDESASETGDDGPSFVQIGNDGGLLANPVEIDGRLELGAGQRADIVVDFSDYAGETLLLHNDAPSLYRGSQEHSEETKPLSEIMLVDVENSDPVEDAGEIPDELTDVPELPVDAADQHRHLTLVPSSDEYGRMKHLLGNQDQPLGYALDDPVTEKPELGTTEIWSIANNTAMSHPMHLHLVHFQVVGREPMSDYDPEADGIDPNALESPEPYELGWNDVVTVDPAEVVHVIAHFGEYEGLFNDQTGEYMWHCHMIEHEDYDMMRPFEVLPNTADETSDDTDE, from the coding sequence ATGGACGAGCCGATCAGGTCACCCGAAACGGGTATCTCGCGCCGGAAGCTTCTTCTGGCAACCAGTGCGACGGGTATCTCCGCGTTCGCAGGCTGTTCCGCGGATTCCATACCGCCAAATTCCGAATCGGAAACCGGGAATTCGGGAACACCGGAGCCGACGACCGTGGCGGCCCACTCGTCGCCGGACCTCGAGAAGTGGGTCGACGAGGTGCCGCGTTCGGGGGTGGCGGAGCCGACCGGGACGAAAGACGGCCATCCCTATTACGAGATCGAAATGCGCGAGGTTGAGCAGCAACTCCACAGCGATCTGCCGGCGACGACCGTCTTGGGATACGATGGACAGTTCCCCGGTCCGACGATCGAGGCTGAACGGGGCGAGCCGATATACGTGCGGTGGCAGAACGACCTGCCGGACGAACACCTCCTGCCCGTTGATACGACGGTGCACGAGGAAATGATTCCGTACGATATTGACGGAATTCGAACCGTCACGCACCTCCACGGCGGAAACGTCGAAGCCGCGAGCGACGGCCACGCACAGGCGTGGTTCACTCGCGACTTCGCAGAAACGGGCCCGAAGTTCGAGCAAAAGGACTACTACTACGTCAACGATCAGCCACCGGCGACCCTGTGGTATCACGACCACGCAATCGGGATCACCCGGTTGAACGTCTACGCCGGACTCGCCGGCTTCTACCTTCTTCGAGACGACCACGAGCGGGAACTCGGACTGCCCGCCAGCGAATACGAGATTCCGCTTGTACTGCAGGATCGGAGCATCAATGAGGACGGGGCGCTATTCTACCCGTCGGCAGTATCCGGAGACCGAGGCGGGGACGATTCGTATCCTGAACCGAGTATCGTCCCCGAGTTCTACGGGGATATCCCGGTAGTCAACGGGAAAGCCTGGCCCCGGCTCTCCGTCGAGCCCAGACCGTACCGGTTCCGGCTACTAAATGGATCCAATAGTCGGTATTATACCCTCGAGTTGCGCGAGTACGACGAATCTGCGAGCGAGACGGGCGACGATGGCCCGTCGTTCGTTCAGATCGGGAACGACGGCGGTCTCCTCGCGAACCCCGTCGAGATCGATGGCCGCCTCGAACTCGGAGCAGGTCAGCGTGCCGATATCGTCGTCGATTTCTCCGACTACGCCGGCGAGACGTTGCTCCTCCACAACGACGCGCCGTCGCTGTATCGTGGCTCGCAGGAGCACAGCGAGGAGACGAAGCCGCTCTCCGAGATCATGCTCGTTGATGTCGAAAACTCGGACCCCGTCGAGGATGCCGGGGAGATACCCGATGAATTGACAGATGTGCCAGAACTGCCCGTCGACGCGGCCGACCAACACAGACACCTCACGCTGGTCCCAAGCAGCGACGAGTACGGGCGGATGAAACACCTCCTCGGGAATCAGGACCAACCGTTAGGATATGCACTTGACGATCCCGTTACCGAGAAGCCAGAACTTGGAACGACCGAAATCTGGAGCATCGCCAACAATACCGCGATGTCCCACCCGATGCATCTCCACCTCGTCCACTTCCAGGTGGTCGGCCGGGAGCCGATGAGCGACTACGACCCAGAGGCTGACGGCATCGACCCGAACGCGCTCGAGTCGCCCGAGCCGTACGAGCTGGGCTGGAACGACGTCGTCACCGTCGATCCAGCGGAGGTGGTGCACGTAATCGCCCACTTCGGAGAGTACGAGGGGCTGTTCAACGATCAGACGGGCGAGTACATGTGGCACTGCCACATGATCGAGCACGAAGATTACGACATGATGCGTCCGTTCGAGGTGTTACCGAACACCGCCGACGAGACGAGCGACGATACCGACGAATGA
- a CDS encoding redoxin domain-containing protein, which translates to MGANLPENFDLEDYLVDGPVVLAFFPGAFTPPCTNEMIALQEKLDQFADADATVLGISADSPFAQSAFHDEHGIEFDLVSDTDRNAIEAYELETDIPELGLHGIANRAVFILSEDGTIQYEWTADDPTNEPPYDEVLDAVESV; encoded by the coding sequence TTGGGCGCTAATCTACCCGAAAACTTCGACCTCGAGGACTACCTCGTAGACGGACCGGTTGTCCTCGCGTTCTTCCCGGGTGCGTTCACGCCGCCATGTACGAACGAAATGATCGCACTCCAAGAAAAGCTGGATCAGTTCGCCGACGCCGATGCCACGGTGCTGGGAATCAGCGCCGATTCGCCGTTCGCTCAAAGTGCATTCCACGACGAACACGGAATCGAGTTCGACCTCGTCAGCGACACGGATAGAAACGCAATCGAAGCCTACGAACTCGAGACCGACATTCCCGAACTGGGCCTTCACGGAATTGCTAACCGAGCAGTATTCATCCTTAGTGAGGACGGAACAATCCAATACGAGTGGACTGCGGACGACCCGACGAACGAGCCACCCTACGACGAGGTTCTCGACGCCGTCGAATCAGTATAG
- a CDS encoding DUF2249 domain-containing protein, whose product MTTELNLRGQPNDEYRTRLFETLTDAETGDVFAIVAKEDIDPYLVRYQIEHDRALEWEYEHPDAEPRELRLTVGEPLEGEFGTIDVRDLKPQRRHEALLEIFDTLEAGEGFVLVNDHDPKPLYHELRSMYGDVVGWEYASEGDGEWRVEIEKTAASEADGEDVVTRYDVRKIPKQERHPTIHHRYGMLPDGGTMELIAPHEPRPLRQEFRQQYGDTFDWEIVDQEPGRCRVHITKRSDADGDASSGIETDANDAAVDGESLETTAELDVRDLPPAQRHERIFDAYAELAGGEGFVLVNDHDPKPLYHQFEAEAGPEFRWEYRKREPGEFRVLIGKADASGAELEASNHSSREETGSEAPF is encoded by the coding sequence ATGACGACCGAGCTCAACCTGCGAGGGCAGCCCAATGACGAGTACCGGACCCGACTTTTTGAGACGTTGACCGATGCAGAAACCGGCGATGTCTTCGCAATCGTCGCCAAGGAGGATATCGATCCATACCTCGTTCGGTATCAGATCGAACACGATCGCGCCCTCGAGTGGGAGTACGAGCATCCGGACGCAGAACCGCGAGAACTCCGGCTGACGGTGGGAGAGCCGCTCGAGGGTGAGTTTGGAACGATCGACGTCCGGGATCTAAAACCCCAGCGTCGTCACGAAGCACTTCTCGAGATTTTCGACACGCTCGAGGCCGGCGAGGGGTTCGTCCTCGTGAACGATCACGACCCCAAGCCGCTGTACCACGAACTCCGCTCGATGTACGGGGACGTCGTCGGCTGGGAGTACGCCAGCGAAGGCGACGGCGAATGGCGGGTCGAAATCGAAAAGACGGCCGCATCGGAGGCCGACGGAGAGGACGTCGTTACTCGGTACGACGTTCGGAAGATCCCGAAACAGGAGCGCCACCCGACGATCCACCACCGGTACGGAATGCTCCCCGACGGCGGAACGATGGAACTGATCGCCCCGCACGAGCCCCGGCCGCTCCGCCAGGAGTTCCGCCAGCAGTACGGCGACACGTTCGACTGGGAAATCGTCGACCAGGAACCGGGTCGGTGCCGCGTTCACATCACGAAACGAAGCGACGCCGACGGTGACGCCTCGAGCGGTATCGAAACCGATGCGAACGACGCGGCGGTCGACGGGGAATCGCTCGAGACGACCGCCGAACTCGACGTTCGAGATCTCCCGCCCGCCCAACGGCACGAACGGATCTTCGACGCATACGCCGAGTTGGCGGGTGGCGAGGGATTCGTACTGGTGAACGACCACGACCCGAAGCCGCTGTACCACCAGTTCGAGGCCGAAGCTGGGCCCGAATTCCGATGGGAGTATCGCAAGCGAGAGCCGGGCGAGTTCCGGGTGTTAATCGGTAAGGCTGACGCGAGCGGGGCCGAACTCGAGGCAAGTAACCACTCGAGCAGGGAGGAAACGGGATCCGAAGCCCCGTTCTGA
- a CDS encoding glutamate-1-semialdehyde 2,1-aminomutase: MVRECHSSSYKLYDRALESLVGGVNSPVRAEPRPTPSFVDRGDGAELVDVDGNRYCDYIMGYGPLLFGHDLPEPVREGVSEAVADGPMYGVPTDVEVELAEFIIDHVESVERLRFVNSGTEATAAAARLARGYTGRDKIVVMQSGYHGGHESFLVDGNVDDRKPGSAGVPDAFAAETIPVPFNDEDVIRDVFERHGSEIAAVLTEPLLGNCGIVLPVEGYHETLRDLCDEHGSLLIFDEVITGFRVGGLQCAQGKYGIEPDLTTFAKIIGGGFPVGAIGGRAEIMQAFAPTGDVFESGTFNGHPVTMVAGLETLRFAREHDVYSHVNELGRQLRSGLQDLVEEHTPEYTVTGIDSMFKILFTRDAPDTMDGHCRAGCKQRPECPRFELCPKTGADVRAGETDRWKRTFWPALADRGVLLTPNQFESQFVSYAHTEDDIERTLDAYQEVLSTKVG, translated from the coding sequence ATGGTAAGAGAGTGTCACAGTTCCTCGTACAAACTCTACGACCGCGCCCTTGAGTCCCTCGTCGGTGGCGTCAACTCGCCGGTACGGGCCGAACCGAGGCCGACGCCATCGTTCGTCGACCGTGGCGACGGAGCCGAACTCGTCGACGTTGACGGAAATCGGTACTGCGACTACATTATGGGATACGGTCCGCTCTTGTTCGGTCACGATCTCCCCGAACCCGTCCGCGAGGGGGTTTCGGAGGCGGTCGCCGATGGACCGATGTACGGCGTCCCGACCGACGTCGAGGTCGAACTCGCAGAATTCATCATCGACCACGTCGAGAGCGTCGAACGGCTCCGATTCGTTAACTCCGGGACCGAAGCAACCGCCGCGGCCGCACGCCTTGCACGCGGGTACACGGGCCGAGACAAGATCGTCGTCATGCAGAGTGGCTACCACGGCGGCCACGAGTCCTTTCTCGTCGACGGTAACGTCGACGACCGAAAGCCGGGCAGCGCGGGCGTTCCGGACGCTTTCGCCGCGGAGACGATCCCAGTACCGTTCAACGACGAGGACGTGATTCGCGATGTCTTCGAGCGCCACGGGTCGGAGATCGCAGCCGTCCTGACCGAACCGTTGCTTGGCAACTGCGGGATCGTTCTCCCGGTCGAAGGCTATCACGAGACCCTCAGGGACCTCTGTGACGAACACGGATCGCTGCTCATCTTCGATGAGGTGATCACCGGCTTCCGGGTCGGCGGGCTACAGTGCGCCCAGGGGAAATACGGCATCGAACCGGACCTCACGACGTTCGCGAAGATCATCGGCGGTGGTTTCCCAGTCGGTGCGATCGGCGGCCGCGCCGAAATCATGCAGGCGTTCGCTCCAACGGGCGATGTCTTCGAATCAGGGACCTTCAACGGCCACCCGGTGACGATGGTCGCCGGCCTCGAGACGCTTCGGTTCGCGAGAGAGCACGACGTTTATTCGCACGTCAACGAACTCGGGAGACAACTTCGGTCCGGACTACAGGATCTCGTCGAGGAACACACCCCCGAATACACTGTTACCGGTATCGACTCAATGTTCAAGATACTGTTCACTCGAGACGCACCCGACACGATGGACGGTCACTGCCGGGCGGGCTGCAAGCAGCGGCCGGAATGCCCGCGCTTCGAGCTGTGTCCGAAAACCGGGGCCGACGTCCGCGCCGGCGAGACCGATCGGTGGAAGCGAACCTTCTGGCCGGCGCTGGCCGATCGCGGCGTATTGCTCACGCCCAACCAGTTCGAGAGTCAGTTCGTCAGCTACGCTCACACCGAGGACGACATCGAACGAACACTTGATGCGTATCAGGAGGTTCTCTCGACGAAGGTTGGTTAA